A single window of Nicotiana tomentosiformis chromosome 1, ASM39032v3, whole genome shotgun sequence DNA harbors:
- the LOC104105736 gene encoding lysine histidine transporter-like 5 isoform X2, with product MHDKEVSRVESGNNSNDATANEQIDDDLNRWLPITASRKAKWWYSTFHNVTAVVGAGVLGLPYAVSQLGWIPGIGMIIISWFVTLYSLWQLVNLHEHVPGKRFDRYPELGKHVFGLKRGYWIVMPQQMIVQVASDIVYMVTGGKSLKESMHTMFHWSRGIKQTYFILFFGVLQLILSQAPNFNSLKVVSFTAAVMSLSYSTISSIASIIKGVEHPQPVNYGLRSHTPVGITFDIFNSLGTIAFAFAGHSVALEIQATIPSTPEKPSKGPMWRGVTVAYAIVAFCYLAVAASGFWAFGNLVDDDVLVTLKHPHWLIALANFMVFLHVLGSYQVFAMPVFDMIECYLVKKRRFTPGRPLRLIARSIYVVVTMFVGMCFPFFGGLLGFFGGLAFSSTSFFLPCIMWLVSQKPKRWSFHWIASWLAIIIGVSITVLAPIGGARTIIISAKNYIFFN from the exons ATGCATGACAAAGAAGTTTCAAGG gTTGAGAGTGGGAATAATTCCAACGATGCAACGGCAAACGAACAAATCGATGACGATCTGAATAGATGGTTGCCTATAACAGCTTCCCGAAAAGCCAAATGGTGGTATTCAACATTCCATAATGTAACAGCCGTTGTAGGAGCTGGTGTTCTTGGCTTACCATATGCTGTGTCACAACTCGGCTG gATTCCAGGAATCGGGATGATAATAATATCATGGTTTGTGACATTATACTCACTTTGGCAATTGGTTAATTTGCACGAACATGTCCCGGGGAAGAGATTTGACCGATATCCTGAGTTAGGAAAACATGTATTTGGCCTAAAGAGAGGTTATTGGATAGTAATGCCTCAACAGATGATTGTTCAAGTTGCCAGTGACATAGTTTATATGGTTACAGGGGGGAAATCTCTAAAAGAAAGTATGCATACGATGTTCCATTGGTCTAGAGGGATTAAGCAaacttactttattttattttttggagtTCTTCAGTTGATACTATCTCAAGCTCCTAATTTTAATTCCTTGAAAGTGGTCTCTTTTACAGCAGCTGTTATGTCTTTGAG TTACTCAACAATTTCGTCAATAGCATCAATTATCAAGGGAGTTGAACATCCACAACCAGTTAATTATGGTCTACGATCTCATACTCCAGTTGGAATAACATTTGATATTTTCAACAGTTTAGGAACAATTGCATTTGCATTTGCTGGACATAGTGTTGCATTAGAAATTCAAGCAACAATACCTTCAACCCCAGAAAAACCATCTAAAGGGCCAATGTGGCGAGGTGTTACCGTAGCTTATGCAATTGTTGCATTTTGCTATTTAGCTGTTGCTGCCTCTGGATTCTGGGCTTTTGGAAATCTTGTGGATGATGATGTCCTTGTTACACTAAAACATCCACATTGGCTAATTGCTCTTGCAAATTTTATGGTATTTTTGCATGTTCTTGGAAGCTATCAG GTTTTTGCAATGCCTGTTTTTGACATGATTGAGTGTTACTTGGTTAAAAAGCGTCGTTTCACTCCTGGACGACCTCTTCGCCTTATTGCCCGAAGTATTTACGTTG TTGTGACGATGTTCGTTGGAATGTGCTTTCCCTTTTTCGGAGGGTTGCTGGGCTTTTTTGGAGGATTGGCATTTTCATCCACATCATTTTTT CTCCCATGCATAATGTGGCTTGTCAGCCAAAAACCTAAAAGATGGAGCTTTCATTGGATCGCTTCTTGG
- the LOC104105736 gene encoding lysine histidine transporter-like 5 isoform X1 produces MHDKEVSRVESGNNSNDATANEQIDDDLNRWLPITASRKAKWWYSTFHNVTAVVGAGVLGLPYAVSQLGWIPGIGMIIISWFVTLYSLWQLVNLHEHVPGKRFDRYPELGKHVFGLKRGYWIVMPQQMIVQVASDIVYMVTGGKSLKESMHTMFHWSRGIKQTYFILFFGVLQLILSQAPNFNSLKVVSFTAAVMSLSYSTISSIASIIKGVEHPQPVNYGLRSHTPVGITFDIFNSLGTIAFAFAGHSVALEIQATIPSTPEKPSKGPMWRGVTVAYAIVAFCYLAVAASGFWAFGNLVDDDVLVTLKHPHWLIALANFMVFLHVLGSYQVFAMPVFDMIECYLVKKRRFTPGRPLRLIARSIYVVVTMFVGMCFPFFGGLLGFFGGLAFSSTSFFLPCIMWLVSQKPKRWSFHWIASWLSIIIGVSITVLAPIGGARTIIISAKNYKFFN; encoded by the exons ATGCATGACAAAGAAGTTTCAAGG gTTGAGAGTGGGAATAATTCCAACGATGCAACGGCAAACGAACAAATCGATGACGATCTGAATAGATGGTTGCCTATAACAGCTTCCCGAAAAGCCAAATGGTGGTATTCAACATTCCATAATGTAACAGCCGTTGTAGGAGCTGGTGTTCTTGGCTTACCATATGCTGTGTCACAACTCGGCTG gATTCCAGGAATCGGGATGATAATAATATCATGGTTTGTGACATTATACTCACTTTGGCAATTGGTTAATTTGCACGAACATGTCCCGGGGAAGAGATTTGACCGATATCCTGAGTTAGGAAAACATGTATTTGGCCTAAAGAGAGGTTATTGGATAGTAATGCCTCAACAGATGATTGTTCAAGTTGCCAGTGACATAGTTTATATGGTTACAGGGGGGAAATCTCTAAAAGAAAGTATGCATACGATGTTCCATTGGTCTAGAGGGATTAAGCAaacttactttattttattttttggagtTCTTCAGTTGATACTATCTCAAGCTCCTAATTTTAATTCCTTGAAAGTGGTCTCTTTTACAGCAGCTGTTATGTCTTTGAG TTACTCAACAATTTCGTCAATAGCATCAATTATCAAGGGAGTTGAACATCCACAACCAGTTAATTATGGTCTACGATCTCATACTCCAGTTGGAATAACATTTGATATTTTCAACAGTTTAGGAACAATTGCATTTGCATTTGCTGGACATAGTGTTGCATTAGAAATTCAAGCAACAATACCTTCAACCCCAGAAAAACCATCTAAAGGGCCAATGTGGCGAGGTGTTACCGTAGCTTATGCAATTGTTGCATTTTGCTATTTAGCTGTTGCTGCCTCTGGATTCTGGGCTTTTGGAAATCTTGTGGATGATGATGTCCTTGTTACACTAAAACATCCACATTGGCTAATTGCTCTTGCAAATTTTATGGTATTTTTGCATGTTCTTGGAAGCTATCAG GTTTTTGCAATGCCTGTTTTTGACATGATTGAGTGTTACTTGGTTAAAAAGCGTCGTTTCACTCCTGGACGACCTCTTCGCCTTATTGCCCGAAGTATTTACGTTG TTGTGACGATGTTCGTTGGAATGTGCTTTCCCTTTTTCGGAGGGTTGCTGGGCTTTTTTGGAGGATTGGCATTTTCATCCACATCATTTTTT CTCCCATGCATAATGTGGCTTGTCAGCCAAAAACCTAAAAGATGGAGCTTTCATTGGATCGCTTCTTGG CTTTCAATTATTATTGGTGTGAGCATAACCGTCTTGGCGCCAATTGGAGGAGCACGCACCATTATCATCTCAGCAAAGAATTACAAATTCTTCAATTAG
- the LOC104105736 gene encoding lysine histidine transporter-like 5 isoform X3: MHDKEVSRVESGNNSNDATANEQIDDDLNRWLPITASRKAKWWYSTFHNVTAVVGAGVLGLPYAVSQLGWIPGIGMIIISWFVTLYSLWQLVNLHEHVPGKRFDRYPELGKHVFGLKRGYWIVMPQQMIVQVASDIVYMVTGGKSLKESMHTMFHWSRGIKQTYFILFFGVLQLILSQAPNFNSLKVVSFTAAVMSLSLGTIAFAFAGHSVALEIQATIPSTPEKPSKGPMWRGVTVAYAIVAFCYLAVAASGFWAFGNLVDDDVLVTLKHPHWLIALANFMVFLHVLGSYQVFAMPVFDMIECYLVKKRRFTPGRPLRLIARSIYVVVTMFVGMCFPFFGGLLGFFGGLAFSSTSFFLPCIMWLVSQKPKRWSFHWIASWLSIIIGVSITVLAPIGGARTIIISAKNYKFFN; the protein is encoded by the exons ATGCATGACAAAGAAGTTTCAAGG gTTGAGAGTGGGAATAATTCCAACGATGCAACGGCAAACGAACAAATCGATGACGATCTGAATAGATGGTTGCCTATAACAGCTTCCCGAAAAGCCAAATGGTGGTATTCAACATTCCATAATGTAACAGCCGTTGTAGGAGCTGGTGTTCTTGGCTTACCATATGCTGTGTCACAACTCGGCTG gATTCCAGGAATCGGGATGATAATAATATCATGGTTTGTGACATTATACTCACTTTGGCAATTGGTTAATTTGCACGAACATGTCCCGGGGAAGAGATTTGACCGATATCCTGAGTTAGGAAAACATGTATTTGGCCTAAAGAGAGGTTATTGGATAGTAATGCCTCAACAGATGATTGTTCAAGTTGCCAGTGACATAGTTTATATGGTTACAGGGGGGAAATCTCTAAAAGAAAGTATGCATACGATGTTCCATTGGTCTAGAGGGATTAAGCAaacttactttattttattttttggagtTCTTCAGTTGATACTATCTCAAGCTCCTAATTTTAATTCCTTGAAAGTGGTCTCTTTTACAGCAGCTGTTATGTCTTTGAG TTTAGGAACAATTGCATTTGCATTTGCTGGACATAGTGTTGCATTAGAAATTCAAGCAACAATACCTTCAACCCCAGAAAAACCATCTAAAGGGCCAATGTGGCGAGGTGTTACCGTAGCTTATGCAATTGTTGCATTTTGCTATTTAGCTGTTGCTGCCTCTGGATTCTGGGCTTTTGGAAATCTTGTGGATGATGATGTCCTTGTTACACTAAAACATCCACATTGGCTAATTGCTCTTGCAAATTTTATGGTATTTTTGCATGTTCTTGGAAGCTATCAG GTTTTTGCAATGCCTGTTTTTGACATGATTGAGTGTTACTTGGTTAAAAAGCGTCGTTTCACTCCTGGACGACCTCTTCGCCTTATTGCCCGAAGTATTTACGTTG TTGTGACGATGTTCGTTGGAATGTGCTTTCCCTTTTTCGGAGGGTTGCTGGGCTTTTTTGGAGGATTGGCATTTTCATCCACATCATTTTTT CTCCCATGCATAATGTGGCTTGTCAGCCAAAAACCTAAAAGATGGAGCTTTCATTGGATCGCTTCTTGG CTTTCAATTATTATTGGTGTGAGCATAACCGTCTTGGCGCCAATTGGAGGAGCACGCACCATTATCATCTCAGCAAAGAATTACAAATTCTTCAATTAG